The Horticoccus luteus DNA window CGAGCGACATTTTGCCGGCGACTGGTGAAAGCAGACGGCGTCGTGGATTTTGCGGATACAGCGGCGCTCGTGGCGGCCCGGATCAACGGGCTTTTCCCGTGGCCGGGATGCGCGATCGAAATCGCCGGTCAGTCGGTGAAACTGGGTTTGGCCGATGCGTTGCCAGCGAGCGACAACCACGTGGTGCCCGGGACCGTGTTGGGCGCGGACTCTGAGGGCCTGCAAGTCGCGGCAGCCGACGGCGTGGTGCGGTTGCGGCGGTTGCAACGGCCGGGCGGGCGGATGCTGCCAGCGGAGGAATTTCTGCGCGGTTTTGCCGTGCCGGCGGGGACAATATTGCCCTCGCAACCGATGCCGCCGCTTGTGGCCGCGGCGCCGTTTCGGCGGTGAGACGCACATGCCGCTTGTTTTCGCGGACGGGGTTTCGCAAGCTCGGCCGATGTTGCGGAGGATCGTAATTCTCATGGTCTGCGGGCTGGCAGCCGCATTGGCCGCGCGCCCGGCCAACGCCCAAATCGAGCTCGCGAATTTACGGGAAGACGTGCGCGGACTCAGTCAGCGCGTGGGCGAGTTGCAGTTGCGTGTGGAGCAGCTGGAGCGGGAAAACGCGGACCTTCGCAGCCGTTCGGCGTCCGCGGAGAAAGGCTTTGTCACGCTCAGTCAGTTGAACGATGCGATCGCGGACGTGAACCGCACGTTGCGCTCGGGCGATGCCTCAGTGAAGGCCGATGTGCTCCAGCAGGTCGGCACGCAAATGGAGAAACTGGCCAAACAGACGAATGCGGCGCTCGACTCGCTCGCAAAAGGAATGGCGACCCGCCCGCCGGTGCAGACGACGTTTGCGAACGACTACGCCAAGGAGGGCATCAGTTACACGGTGCAAAAAGGCGACACCGTGGCCTCGATCGCGAAGAAAACCGGGGCGCGTGTGTCGGATATCGTGAACGCAAACAAGCTTTCGGATGCATCCCGCATCGATGTGGGACAAACGTTGTTCATCCCCGGAGGAAAGTAATTTTTATGGCGACCGCCCCCAAATCTCGACTCGGTCGAGGACTCGGCAGCCTCATCGCTGCCGGCAAACCAGCTGCGTCCGCTCCGGCCGCCGCCGCTGCCACTCCGCCCGCGGCGGCGCCGGGTGCGCCGGGCTATCAAGAGATTGCGGTGACGGCGGTGGTGCCGAGCCCCTACCAGGCACGGCGCGAGATTCCGCCGGAACAGCTCAACGAACTTGCCGAGAGCATCCGGGCCGAGGGACTGTTGCAGCCGATCGTCGTGCGCAAGGTGGGAGAAAAATATGAGCTGATCGCGGGCGAGCGTCGCTGGCGGGCGTTCCAACAGCTCAAAATTAAAAGCATCCCGGCGCGAATCGTGGAGGCGAGCAACGCGTCGTCGGCCGCGCTCGGGCTGATCGAAAATCTGCAGCGCGAAGGATTGAACCCGCTCGAAGAAGCGCACGGTTACGCGAGTTTGATCCGCGATTTCGATCTGACGCAGGAAACGGCGTCGCAGCGGGTCGGCAAGGGGCGCGCTTCGGTGGCGAACGCGTTGCGCCTGTTGTCGCTCGATGCGGAAATCCAAGGGTTCGTGGCGAAGAGCCTGCTGAGCGTCGGCCACGCCAAGGTGTTGTTGAGCATCGAGGATCCTGCCCAACGGACGGTGCTGGCCCGGCGCGCGATCGAAGAAGGGCTCAGCGTGCGCGCGATGGAAAAAGTCGTGCAAATGCGGAAGTCCGCCGGGGTGGCAGCGGCGGCGCCCGGCAAGCGTTTGCCGAAGATGTCCGCGCAGGACAACGCGACGGTGGCGAGTGTGGAGAAGAAGCTCACGTCACATCTGGGAGCGAGAGTGGCGGTTTTCCACGCGCCGAAGAAGGGCCGGATCGTGATCGAATACCACGGCAACGAGGATTTGCAGCGGGTGTTGGAGAAGCTGGGCGTGCAAATGTGAGGCGGGCCACGCTGGAACCCGCCATTGACAAGCCCCGCCGCGCCCTGATTGCCTTGTCGTTTCCATGAACATCTTGATCGGTATTTTGACGTTCGTCCTGATCCTCGTTTCGCTTTTCCTCATCCTCGTGGTGCTGGCGCAGAAAGCCAAATCAGACGGCGGCATGGGGGCGGCCATCGGCGGCGGCATGGCGGAAACGGCGTTCGGCGCCGACACCAGCAACGTGCTCACCAAGATGACGATCAATGCCACGATCGCCTTTTTCGTGCTGACCTTCGCTCTTTATCTCGGCCACGTTTACCGCCGCAGTCACGCCCACGCGGCGAGCGGCGCGCTGCCGACGATCACCGTGCCGGTCAAGCCGACCGCGGCGCCTGCCGCCACGACTCCCGTGAAAGCCCCGACGGCTCCGCTTGCGACGCCGACGGGCACGGCCACCACCACCGAAGCGTCGAAGCCGTAACCGGCCCGATGAGATCGCCTCGTTTCACGCCCGCCGTTTTTTGGCGGGCGTTTTTTGTTTTCCTCGCGGTCGGAGCGGCCGGTTTGCACGCGCAGCCGGCATCGCGCGGCATCCCGCCGCCGAGCGGGTATGGTCATTTCGGGCAACCTGACCCGGCGGAAGGGCGCAAGGCGCTCGAGCAATTCCGCGCGGCTGGCATTCAAGGGAGCTATTACTTGGAGTTCACGTTGCGATTGATGCCTCGACGCGGACCCGAAAAGCGCGTCGCCGGGCGGATGTGGGGCACGCGTAACCACGCTGGGCCCGTTTCCCGAGTAGCGCTGCAGGACGACGACGAAACGCGTTTGCTCGTGCAAAATGGCGCCGATGCCGCGGTCTGGCGGAGCACGCGGACGGCACCGGATCCCGCAAAGGTGGCGGTGCAGGCCTTGTTTGAGCCCATTGCGGGAACGACCTTGGCTCCGTTCGATCTGCAGATGCCGTTTCTTTATTGGAACGATTTCGTTTACGAAGGCTTGGGACGGGTGCGGGGACGACCCGCGTATCGGTTTCGCATGTTGCCGCCGAAGGAATTTGCCCAGCAGTTCCCCGCGTTGTCAGCCGTGCGGATCTCGCTCGACAGCCAATTTTCCGCGTTGGTGGAAGCGGAGTTGCTCGACGAAAAGGGGCGGCCCATGAAGTCGATCTTGGTGGACGAACTGAAGAAGGTTGGGGACCAGTGGATGGTGAAAGCGGTGGACGTGCGCAATGAGGGCACGCGCGACAAAACGCGATTTGAGGTCACGGCGGTCGCGTTAGGATTGGATCTGTCGCCCCGCCTGTTCGCCGTCGCGGCTCTCGCAGATGAAATTACTCCGCCTGAGGCAGCGCGGATGGTGCGGTTCGAACCGTGAATAGGGAAAGTCGCACGCGAGGTATCGTGTTCGACCTCGACGGCACGCTGGTCGACAGCATGCCCCTCGTGTTGAAAGCGTTTGCGCACGCAGTGGCGCCTTTCTGCGGCCCGGTGAGTGACGAAGAGTTGTTCACCCGTCTCGGCGGCCCGCCGGAGCGGACTTTCGCCGGCTGGCTGCGAGGTGCGGCGGAAACGGCGCAAGCGATGACGCGGTTGCGCGACTACAGCCTGACGCATTGGAAACTGATCCGACCCTTCGACGGCTGGGAATCTCTCTTTCAAACCTTGCGGCAACGAGAGCTCGCGATGGCGGTCTGGACGGGCCGCGAACGCGAATCGGCGCAATGGCTCTTCAGCGAATACGCCATCGCTCCTTATCTGCGCGCCTGTGTGTGCGGGGATGATCTACCGAGCCACAAGCCGGATCCGGAGGGGTTGCAGCGGATCGTGGACGAATTGCAGCTGACGGCGGACGACGCGCTCTTTGTCGGTGACGCTGACGTCGACGTGCTGGCAGGTCATGCGTGCGGCGTCCGCACGCTTCTGATCAGGCACGGTCGAGCGGTCGACGAGGCTGTGTTGCGCAAGGCCTGGCGCGTGGTGGAAACGCCGGCGGAGGCCTACGCGCAGATCCTGCAAGATACGAACGGACTCTGAGTTTCCGTTGGCAGAGACGGGGGCGCAGCGACCACTTACTTCAAGACCTGCTCCGTCGTCGGATCGAAAAGGTGGGCGCTTTCGATGGCGAACACGACCTTCACCTTCTGCGCCACCTCGAAGCGATCGGTCGGACGGACTCGCGCGATGAAAGAGTGGGCGCCGGTGTCGAGGTAAAGATACGTTTCCGCGCCCATCGGTTCAGACACTTCAACGGTGACCTCGGCGGTGTGCAACGGGTCGGCTTGCGGCACACTCAGGACGTCATGCACGTCCTCAGGGCGGATGCCGAACACGATGGGCTTGTCCACGTGTTGGGCGGCTTGTCGGGCCAACGTTTCGTTGAGGGCGATCGTCAGCGGCTGGTCTTTGGTGTTTTTCTCGACAAACGCCAGATGGTTGCCGGCGCGTTTGATGGTGCCGTGAAAGAAATTCATCGGCGGACTGCCGATGAAGCCGGCGACGAACATATTCTCGGGATGATTATAAAGGTTCAGCGGCTCGGCGACCTGCATGATATTGCCATCTTTCATCACGCAAATGCGGTCGCCCATCGTCATCGCTTCGACCTGATCATGCGTCACATAGATCATCGTGGCTCCGAGGCGGGCGTGGAGCTTGGAAATCTCAGTGCGCATCGAGACGCGCATTTTGGCGTCGAGGTTGGAGAGCGGTTCATCGAAGAGAAAAACCTTCGGTTTCCGCACGATCGCACGGCCGACGGCGACACGCTGCCGTTGTCCGCCAGAGAGGGCTTTGGGTTTACGATCGAGATATTTTTCGAGACCGAGCATGGCGGCGGCGTCGCGCACGCGGCTGTCGATTTCGGCTTTGGGAAACTTCCGCAGCTTCAGGCCGAACGCCATGTTCGCATACACCGTCATGTGCGGGTAGAGCGCGTAATTCTGAAACACCATGGCGATGTCGCGATCCTTCGGCAGGACGTTGTTCACGACTTTGCCGTCGATGGCGATCGTGCCGCCGGAAATTTCCTCCAGACCGGCGATCATGCGCAGGGTCGTGGATTTCCCGCAGCCGGAAGGTCCGACCAGAACCATGAATTCCCGGTCAGCGACGCTGAGACTAACGCTGTTAACCGCGCGAACGCCAGGGCCGCTCTTTTCGGGGTAAATTTTGACGAGATTATCGATAACGACGTTGGCCATGGAAAGTGCAGGGGTCGGGGAGGCGGAACGAACATCCGAGGTGGAAAAGTGCAGTCAATTCTATACCGCCCGAAATTTTTCGTTGCCGCATGGAGCGACTCTAGCCCTGCTCTCATAGGTCCTCAGCCCTCCAGCCGCTTCGACTAATCATGGCCTCGAAATCCGCTTCCACCCCTGCGCCGCTGACTTTTGACCTCCCGGCGACGCTTATCGACAAAGTCCAGTCAGCCGTGCGCTCAAATGGGCCCGGTCCCAAGAGCGTGAGTGAAGTGGTCCGGCTTGCCGTCACCGAGTTCGATTTCGACACGTTCAATCCGGTCCGGGAACCCCATCGACAGATTTCGGTGCGGTTGCCCGGCGACTTGCGCACGTTGCTCAATCGCACCGCCCGGCGCAAACGCGCGAGCTTGGGCGAACTCGTGCGGGCAGCGCTGGAAGCGCTGCCGATGGTGAGGCCACGCAAGGCACCAGCGAAGAAGCGTCGCTGAACGCGAACGCCACGTCGGCGTTCCTCGGAGAGGTATTGCGGTCGCAAAGTTTGTGCGCGAACGCGGCGACATGCCGCTGGCGGAGGCGCGGGACGGATGCGGATTTGTGACGGCAAACGGGATTGCCTTCGATCGTGGGCGCAATTTTGTTCGGCGATTCATGAGCACTCCGCCGCTCCCGCTTTCCACTTGGGCCCGCAATATTGCGCCGTCGCCGACGCTCGCCGTCGATGCGAAGGCGAAGATGCTTCAGGCGGCAGGGGAGGACGTGTGCGGTTTCGCCGCTGGCGAGCCGGATTTCGACACGCCAGAACACATTAAAGACGCCTGTATCGCGGCGCTGAAGGCAGGAAAGACGAAATACGCGCCGACACCCGGCATCGAGCCGTTGCGCCAAGCCATCGTCGAGCGCTATGCGGCCGACTATGGCCTGACGATCGCGGCCAACCAAGTCATTGTCTCCCCGGGCGGGAAATTCTCCTGCTATCTCGCGGTATTGGCGACCTGCTCGCCCGGCGACGAGGTGATCGTGCCGGCGCCTTTTTGGGTGAGTTATCCGGAGATGGTAAAGCTGGCGGGAGCCGCGCCAAAATTCGTGCTGTGCGATGACCGGGCGGGCTTCAAACTTTCCCCGGCTCAACTCGAAGCGGCAATCACGCCACGGACGCGGCTGGTGATTCTCAACTCCCCGTCGAATCCGACGGGGGCGGTCTATACGCGGGATGAACTGGCCGCGATCGTCGCGGTCGCGACCAAGCATAATCTCTACATCCTCTCCGACGAGATGTATGAGCATCTCGTTTACGACGGCACCACGCCCACGTGCGTGGCGACGTTGAGCGACGACGCGAAAGCGCGCACGATCGTGGTCGCCGGGTTTTCGAAGACCTACGCGATGACGGGATGGCGCATAGGCACCACCGTCGCGCCGGTGCCGATCGCCAAGGCGTTGACCGACCTGCAGAGCCAGATGTCTTCGAACGTGACGACGTTTGCCCAATACGGGGCGCTCGCGGCATTGAAGGAGAAGGAAAAGACCGCGGCCGCGCTCAAGGTAATGATGACAGCCTTCGACCGCCGTCGGAAGTTTTTGCACGCGCAGCTCAACAACATCCCCGGCGTGACCTGCCTGCTTGCCCAGGGAGCGTTTTACCTCTTCCCGAATATTTCCAGTTTCGGCATGAGCGACAGCGATTTCTGTGCGCGCCTACTCGATCAGGAAAAGGTGGCCGCGGTGCCGGGCAGCGCCTTCGGAGCGGAAGGCTATTTGCGTTTAAGCTACGCGACGAGTGATGAAATTATTCAAAAGGGCGTCACTCGATTGGCGAAATTCTGCGCATCGCTAAGAAAATAGGCGGAGAGGTGGTCAGGGACCAATGCGGGCTCGTCGTTGACCCGGCGACGACGAAAGGCGGTTAGAGGAAACGGGCGGAGAATGGTGGAGAAAGTTCTGCGCAGTCTGTCCTTTTTCCGCACGGACGTTCGTTGTAGAGAGATCACGCTTCACCTCGTCCTCTCCACCACCGCCCATGAACACCGAGTCTGCGACCGCGAATCCGTATCTGCTTTTTTTCCGCAACACCGGGCCTGAGAATCATCAGCGCCTGTCGGCCGATGAGCGGCAGGCCCTGGTGATCCGATGGAACGCTTGGTTCGAGGAACTGCTCGCCACGGGCAAAGCAGTCGAAGGCCAGCCCTTGGAAATGGAGACGCGAGTCGTGTCAGGCGCCGGCGGCGAACGCGTGACGGACGGTCCGTTTCCCGAGGCGAAAGAGGCGGTCGGTGGCTACGTGCGCCTGATGGTCAGCGGGCTTGAGGAAGCGACGGAAATTGCGCGCCGACATCCCGGGTTGGCCTACGGCATGAAGATCGAGATCCGGCCACTCACGCCGCATTGTCATCTCGGCGTCACGACAAGGGCTGCGCCCGCGGCACAGACGGCAAGTCGCTGACGGCATGCGTGAGTTCGCGACAGCCCCGACCGTCTCGCCATCGGCGGCGCAATTGGCGGAGCACTTTTTTCGGCACGAAACGGGGCGGTTGCACGGGGTTTTAATCCGCCGTTTCGGCGTGGAGAACCTTTCGTTGGTGGAAGACGTGGCCCAAGAGGCGCTGCTCAAGGCGCTGCGCACGTGGTCGATGGGCGGAGTGCCGCCGAATCCGTCAGCATGGGTGACCCGGGTAGCGATGAACCTTGCGCACGATGCATTGCGCCACCGCACGATGTCGGCAGGCAAGGAGACTGATATCGCCCGGCATTTTGAGCAGTTGAGGCCGGCGGAGGATTCGCCCGGGATGGAAGAACGAGCGATCCGCGACGACGCTCTGCGGTTGATGTTCGTCTGCTGTCATCCCGCTCTGGCGTCGGACGCGCAAGTCGTGCTCGCTTTGAAAGTCTTGTGCGGCTTCAGCACAACCGAGATTGCGGAAGCGTTTCTGAGCACCGAAGCCGCGATCGAAAAACAGATCACGCGGACGAAGCGACGAATTCGTGAAGCGGGCATTGGCTTCGATCTTCCGCACGGCGACGGATTGGCTGTACGGCTCGATGGCGTGCTCGGCGTGTTGTATTTACTTTTCAATGAAGGTTACAAGGCGTCGGATGGGCCGCGCCTCTTGCGTGAAGATCTTTGCCTGGAAGCGGTGCGGCTGATGTCACTCTTGGTGCAGCACCCGGCGGGCGATGTCCCGCGCAGCCACGCGTTGCTGGCGTTGATGCTGTTGACGGCGGCCCGCTTTCCCGCCCGCGTGGATGCGCAAGGTGGACTGCTGCGACTCGACGGACAGGATCGCACCAAATGGGATGGCGCCATGATCGACCGCGGGCTGCAGCACCTCGGGCACGCGGCGCAGGGCACGGAGGTGAGCGCATATCATCTGCAGGCGGGCATCGCGGCGATCCACTGCACGGCGCCCGATTACGCGGGAACGGATTGGACACGCATTCTTCAACATTACGATGAACTGCACCGGTTGAAGCCGTCGCCCGTGGTCGAGCTCAATCGCGCCGTGGCTTTGGCGCAGTTACGCGGGCCGCAAGCGGGGTTGGACGCCATCGCGGCGATAACGGCGGCCGGGAAACTCGAACGTCATTACCTCCTGCATGCGGTCCGCGGCGAATTGCACTGGCGGCGACGTGATGATCAGGCGGCGGCGCAATGTTTTCGCCGCGCGCTGCAACTTGCCCGAGTCGGACCTGAGCAGCTTTATCTCACCCGGTTGCTGGAGCGGTCGGCGGATGCCGTGTTCGACGACATCACATTGCTCGAAGGCCGCCCGCCCGAGTGAAAGTGGCGTTCGGTGGGGCAAGGCGCCCGTGGCGCGTGGCTTCAGCAAACGCGGCCGCGTTTGCCGGCGCGCGTGTTCGCAATGGGGTTCGCGCCGATCCAGCGTTCATCGATGGGCTCGCTCGCGCGTTGATAGCGAGTGTCGGATGACAGGCGGACCCGAGCGGTCTGATTGTCGAGACTGCCATGCACCAGGGACATTCCAAACGTGATGAAATCTCCGATTCGCCATTCGGGCGCTGTGAGCCAGCGCCCGCCTAATTTTTCGCGCAAGGACACGGGGTTCTTCGTGAGAAATCCGGGATGGCTCCAACCGCCTTGGTTCTTCACGCGTTCCACTTCGCGGGGGCGGTTTTCGCAGTAGGAGTCGACGTCGATTTCCAGATAGTGCCGCAGGCGCTCGGACTTTTTGTGCGAATCTTCGAGGAGCATCACCCCGCCGACTTCGAGCGGCACGTCGCCATAAGGGATCCAGCAGGTGAGCAGTTGGTGCGTGCCGCGACCCATGTAAACAAGATCGCAGTGAGGCGTCGACCCTTGGCCGCGACTCATGGCGCGAAACCATGTGTAATCGAAATGCCGAACGGGCTCGCCGAAGAGCGCGGTGTAAAAGGCCACGAGCTCCGGGCCGTAAACCACACGCGCGACTTCCGGGTTGCCCACGGCCAAATCGCCGCGGTAGCCGGATGTTTTGTCCGGGTGCCCGATCGCGTCCATCACGGGGAACGCGGGGTCGAGCGAGCCTTCCGCCGCCAGGCGCGCGGTCACGGATGCGCGCGCTGCGAGGATGAGATCACGCGAAAAAAATCCCGGGACGTAAAGGTAACCGTCCACAGCGAGACGTTGACGCAATTCGTCAGGGCGTTCCAAACAGTCCGCGGAAGAACGAATCTCGCCAAACGCCTCGGGCGAGGAGTCGATTTCGTGCCCGCAGGAAAGAAGAGGGAAAGTAACGTTCATCGAAGAAGGTGGCGTGCGCCGATAGAAACGAAGGCGTTACCGTAACACGACGGGCAGCGCGAAGGAATGGTTGTTCTGGTGCCGCGCATGTGTATTTTGGTTTAGCCCTTCACGATGACCACACGGTGGACAACCCGTTCTCTGCCGACCGCCGGCACGCCCACGCGACTGGGATCGTTGACTCTGGCGGGGCAATCGCGACTCAACCGAGGCATCGCACGGGATAGCATGCGCGTCTTGGGCAGCTACGCCTTGGTTTACGTGCTGGCTGGCCGGGCGCAGTTCGGCGATGCCACGGGACTGAAGCGAGAAGTCGTGGCCGGGGACGTATTCTTTCTGTTTCCCGAAGTGGCGCATTTCTACGAACCAGGAGCGTCCGGGCCTTGGGACGATGTCTGGTTGGTGTTCCAAGGGCCCGTGTTTGACCAATGGCGACGCGAGCGACTGCTCGATCCGGCAGATCCGGTGTGGCACGTCGAGCCGGTGGACGTGTGGCGAAAGAAGATCATGCGCGTCCTCACCGGAGGCAGCACGGGCGGGGCGGCCGCGCTCGTGGAGGTGACACGATTGCTGGCGCTGCTCGCCGAAATGAGAGCAGCGGCGCGTGGCGAATTTGAACACGACCAACGGCCCGCCTGGCTGCAGGAAGCGTGTCGCCGGCTGGAAAGCGCGGCCGCCGTGCCGGATTGGGAGCGATTCGCGGGTGCTTTCGGGTTCTCGTATGAGCAATTCCGTCGAAAATTCAGCGAGGGGATGGGGGAGGCGCCTGCGCGCTATCGGCTGGCGCGTCGCATTGATCGGGCTGCGGCACTGTTGCAGGCGGAGGAACGGCCGTTAAAGCAGATCGCGGCGGAGCTCGGTTTTTGCGACGAGTTTCACTTCTCGAAGCTGTTTAAGCGGCGGACAGGGTTGTCGCCCTCCGCGTATCGGCGGCAGTGGCGAGCGAGCGAGCGGGCGGCGCGGAGCTAACGTTCAGGTGCGATGGTCGCTCCGTGGCGGAAGGCGGCCAGGCGCGCAGTGGACCAACGAAGGGGAAAATTTTGAGTTGGATTTTCCCGGCGGACCCTGCACGTTTCCCCGCTTCGTTCGCCAGGGTAGCTCAGTGGTAGAGCAGAGGACTCATAAGCCTTTGGTCGCCGGTTCAATCCCGGCCCCTGGCACCACGTTTCAAATAGCGGCGGTGATGCCGCGGTATGAGAAGGAGACGTGTTGCTTCTGGTTGCGTTGCACCGGCCGAAATGGTGCGGATCGCCGGGCGACGTTAAAGCACTTCGTCGACACGGGCGGACTCGCCTCCGCCGACCAAGGCAAACGCATAACGCGCATCGGACCAAGTGGCGACGGCGTTGCGGGCAAAATGTGCGAGACTCGCGGAAACATCGGCGGGGCCACCATCGAGAGCGCACACGTAAAGATGGTATTCGCCGCCGGCGCGGCTGAAGCACACCTCCCAGACGTCGCGGCCGGCAAAACGAAGGGTGCGGCAATGAGCGGGTTTTACTCGTGCCCAATCAAATGTGGGTGTAGCGGCGAGATGAAAGTTGGGATTGGCGAGATCGGCGCGCAATTCCACCGAGGCGTCCGCAAGGCCGATGTGATGGCCGCGTCGCACGTCTGCCGCGGCCCAACTCGCGAGTTGCGGCAAGAGGAAAGCGTCGGCGGACGGTGCAAAGCGATGCCATGAAAACACGCCGAGGAGCGTGAGGCTGGCAGCGATGGCGAGGATCACGGGCCACCGCCAAGAGGTAACGCGGGGCTCAAGCCGTGCGCCGGACAATATCGAATCGCGCAATCCCGGCGGCGGAGTGAGGGCGCGAACGTGCTCGGCGAACGCGGCATCCCATGCTTGCTCACGGGCTTGCCACGTCCGAAGAACAGGGTCGCGTTCGGCGCACGCCAGTGCTTCGCGGAAGAGGGGATCTGTCGCGTCTTGCCCGCTGGGACGATAGGCGCGCAGACGGAATTGGGCGTCTTGGTTGTTCATGGCGTCTGCTTTTTAGCCGGCAAAACAAAGGGGACGACGGGCGCGGCGGCGCGACGATCCGCAAGCGCGGCCCGCAACTGGCTTTTGCCGCGCGCGAGGCGGGACATGACCGTGCCGATGGGGACGTTGAGCGTCGTCGCGATCTCCTGATAGGATAGTTCTTCGAGGTAAAACAGCGTCAGCGGCGCGCGAAAAACTTCATCGACCCGCGTGAGTGCTTCCCATGCGACGGCGGCATCGACGCGTCGCAATTGGTCGACATCCTGATCACTGAGTTCGGCCTCCGGAGCGTCTTCGAGGGCGGTCTCGCGCGCACCGCGGCGACGGCCGCGGAGAAATTCGCGATAAAGCGTGGTGAAGAGCCACGTTTTAACCTTCGCCACATCGCGGAGACTGTGGCCCTTGCGCGCCCAAATATAGAACGTTTGCTGCGTGAGATCGCACGCGTCCGCGGTGTTGCGGGCGAGGCTGAGCGCGAACCGATAGAGACCGGTGTAGTGCTGGTCGACGAGCGCGGTGAAGACGTCCTCAGACATGGGAAGGGGAGGGAGCGGACGCGTCAGGAGGATTTAGCGGCGGTGGAGGCGGAAGGGCGCGCGAACCACGTGTCGAGGGAGAAGAAGCCCGGGCCAAATGCGAGAACGATCAAGGCCGTGAGCAGAAAGAGAAAGGGCGTCGCTGAGGTACAGGCGTCAGGGTCGTTCCATAGGCGGGTGACAGAGGCGCGTTCGGCAGTGGCATAGGCCACACTCATGACGCCAATCAGCGGCAGGGCGGCGGGGCGCGCGAAAAGGCCCAGAGCGAGCAGGGCGCCGCACAGCAACTCCGTGGCGCCGGCCGCCGCGGCATTCAGCATGGGCCACGGCACACCCAGGCTGCCGAAATACGCGGCGGTGCGGTCGAGATGGTGTAGTTTGCCCCATCCGGTGAAGACGAAGCCGATGCCCCAGTAAAGGCGGAGCGCGAGAAGTAGCGGCGACTGGAGCCACTCCCCGCATGTGCGGAACACGTTCGGTTGACGCATGGTAACGATAGAGAAAGACGCGGGGAATTTATTCCCGCGCGCAC harbors:
- a CDS encoding LysM peptidoglycan-binding domain-containing protein → MVCGLAAALAARPANAQIELANLREDVRGLSQRVGELQLRVEQLERENADLRSRSASAEKGFVTLSQLNDAIADVNRTLRSGDASVKADVLQQVGTQMEKLAKQTNAALDSLAKGMATRPPVQTTFANDYAKEGISYTVQKGDTVASIAKKTGARVSDIVNANKLSDASRIDVGQTLFIPGGK
- a CDS encoding ParB/RepB/Spo0J family partition protein — translated: MATAPKSRLGRGLGSLIAAGKPAASAPAAAAATPPAAAPGAPGYQEIAVTAVVPSPYQARREIPPEQLNELAESIRAEGLLQPIVVRKVGEKYELIAGERRWRAFQQLKIKSIPARIVEASNASSAALGLIENLQREGLNPLEEAHGYASLIRDFDLTQETASQRVGKGRASVANALRLLSLDAEIQGFVAKSLLSVGHAKVLLSIEDPAQRTVLARRAIEEGLSVRAMEKVVQMRKSAGVAAAAPGKRLPKMSAQDNATVASVEKKLTSHLGARVAVFHAPKKGRIVIEYHGNEDLQRVLEKLGVQM
- the secG gene encoding preprotein translocase subunit SecG — translated: MNILIGILTFVLILVSLFLILVVLAQKAKSDGGMGAAIGGGMAETAFGADTSNVLTKMTINATIAFFVLTFALYLGHVYRRSHAHAASGALPTITVPVKPTAAPAATTPVKAPTAPLATPTGTATTTEASKP
- a CDS encoding outer membrane lipoprotein-sorting protein, whose protein sequence is MRSPRFTPAVFWRAFFVFLAVGAAGLHAQPASRGIPPPSGYGHFGQPDPAEGRKALEQFRAAGIQGSYYLEFTLRLMPRRGPEKRVAGRMWGTRNHAGPVSRVALQDDDETRLLVQNGADAAVWRSTRTAPDPAKVAVQALFEPIAGTTLAPFDLQMPFLYWNDFVYEGLGRVRGRPAYRFRMLPPKEFAQQFPALSAVRISLDSQFSALVEAELLDEKGRPMKSILVDELKKVGDQWMVKAVDVRNEGTRDKTRFEVTAVALGLDLSPRLFAVAALADEITPPEAARMVRFEP
- a CDS encoding HAD family hydrolase, which produces MFDLDGTLVDSMPLVLKAFAHAVAPFCGPVSDEELFTRLGGPPERTFAGWLRGAAETAQAMTRLRDYSLTHWKLIRPFDGWESLFQTLRQRELAMAVWTGRERESAQWLFSEYAIAPYLRACVCGDDLPSHKPDPEGLQRIVDELQLTADDALFVGDADVDVLAGHACGVRTLLIRHGRAVDEAVLRKAWRVVETPAEAYAQILQDTNGL
- a CDS encoding ABC transporter ATP-binding protein; protein product: MANVVIDNLVKIYPEKSGPGVRAVNSVSLSVADREFMVLVGPSGCGKSTTLRMIAGLEEISGGTIAIDGKVVNNVLPKDRDIAMVFQNYALYPHMTVYANMAFGLKLRKFPKAEIDSRVRDAAAMLGLEKYLDRKPKALSGGQRQRVAVGRAIVRKPKVFLFDEPLSNLDAKMRVSMRTEISKLHARLGATMIYVTHDQVEAMTMGDRICVMKDGNIMQVAEPLNLYNHPENMFVAGFIGSPPMNFFHGTIKRAGNHLAFVEKNTKDQPLTIALNETLARQAAQHVDKPIVFGIRPEDVHDVLSVPQADPLHTAEVTVEVSEPMGAETYLYLDTGAHSFIARVRPTDRFEVAQKVKVVFAIESAHLFDPTTEQVLK
- a CDS encoding CopG family transcriptional regulator — protein: MASKSASTPAPLTFDLPATLIDKVQSAVRSNGPGPKSVSEVVRLAVTEFDFDTFNPVREPHRQISVRLPGDLRTLLNRTARRKRASLGELVRAALEALPMVRPRKAPAKKRR
- a CDS encoding pyridoxal phosphate-dependent aminotransferase, producing the protein MSTPPLPLSTWARNIAPSPTLAVDAKAKMLQAAGEDVCGFAAGEPDFDTPEHIKDACIAALKAGKTKYAPTPGIEPLRQAIVERYAADYGLTIAANQVIVSPGGKFSCYLAVLATCSPGDEVIVPAPFWVSYPEMVKLAGAAPKFVLCDDRAGFKLSPAQLEAAITPRTRLVILNSPSNPTGAVYTRDELAAIVAVATKHNLYILSDEMYEHLVYDGTTPTCVATLSDDAKARTIVVAGFSKTYAMTGWRIGTTVAPVPIAKALTDLQSQMSSNVTTFAQYGALAALKEKEKTAAALKVMMTAFDRRRKFLHAQLNNIPGVTCLLAQGAFYLFPNISSFGMSDSDFCARLLDQEKVAAVPGSAFGAEGYLRLSYATSDEIIQKGVTRLAKFCASLRK
- a CDS encoding YciI family protein — protein: MNTESATANPYLLFFRNTGPENHQRLSADERQALVIRWNAWFEELLATGKAVEGQPLEMETRVVSGAGGERVTDGPFPEAKEAVGGYVRLMVSGLEEATEIARRHPGLAYGMKIEIRPLTPHCHLGVTTRAAPAAQTASR
- a CDS encoding RNA polymerase sigma factor — protein: MREFATAPTVSPSAAQLAEHFFRHETGRLHGVLIRRFGVENLSLVEDVAQEALLKALRTWSMGGVPPNPSAWVTRVAMNLAHDALRHRTMSAGKETDIARHFEQLRPAEDSPGMEERAIRDDALRLMFVCCHPALASDAQVVLALKVLCGFSTTEIAEAFLSTEAAIEKQITRTKRRIREAGIGFDLPHGDGLAVRLDGVLGVLYLLFNEGYKASDGPRLLREDLCLEAVRLMSLLVQHPAGDVPRSHALLALMLLTAARFPARVDAQGGLLRLDGQDRTKWDGAMIDRGLQHLGHAAQGTEVSAYHLQAGIAAIHCTAPDYAGTDWTRILQHYDELHRLKPSPVVELNRAVALAQLRGPQAGLDAIAAITAAGKLERHYLLHAVRGELHWRRRDDQAAAQCFRRALQLARVGPEQLYLTRLLERSADAVFDDITLLEGRPPE